Within the Dolichospermum compactum NIES-806 genome, the region CTAGTTTGATTTCTCTTCCTCCAGCTACTAAGATGTTTCAGTTCGCTGGGTTGGCTCTTTCCTGTCTATATATTCAACAGGTAGTACATAGGGTTGCCCCATTCGGATATTTCCGGCTCATAGTTTGCTTCCAACTCCCCGGAACATTTCGTCGGTAACCACGTCCTTCTTCGCCTCTGTGTGCCTAGGTATCCACCATTAGCCCTTATTAGCTTGACCACAATTTTTTCTTGTTTGCTTTCACATCCATTCAATGTCTGTGTCTGCCTGCTATTTCTCTTTCTCTTATGCAGTTTTCAAGGTTCTGGCTGGAATTTCACCCAGCAGTCTAACTGTTATGGTTAGGTGCTGACTTTGATTCAGTGATGATCCAAAATTCAATTTTTGAACTAAGCCGAATAATACTTTGAAAGATATCTACCAATCTCGACCGACCTAGGTTAGACCAATTTAGTTTCTATTAGCAATTGACATTGCTCTCGACAATCTAAATGGATTAGGTCTCCCTAAAAGGAGGTGATCCAGCCACACCTTCCGGTACGGCTACCTTGTTACGACTTCACCCCAGTCATCAGTCCTACCTTAGGCATCCCCCTCCAAAAGGTTGGGGTAACGACTTCGGGCGTGACCAACTTCCATGGTGTGACGGGCGGTGTGTACAAGGCCCGGGAACGAATTCACTGCAGTATGCTGACCTGCAATTACTAGCGATTCCTCCTTCACGAAGGCGAGTTGCAGCCTTCGATCTGAACTGAGCTACGGTTTCTGAGATTCGCATCACATCGCTGTGTAGCTGCCCTTTGTCCGTAGCATTGTAGTACGTGTGTAGCCCAAGACGTAAGGGGCATGCTGACTTGACGTCATCCCCACCTTCCTCCGGTTTGTCACCGGCAGTCTCTCTAGAGTGCCCAACTTAATGCTGGCAACTAAAAACGAGGGTTGCGCTCGTTGCGGGACTTAACCCAACATCTCACGACACGAGCTGACGACAGCCATGCACCACCTGTGTTCACGCTCCCTAAGGCACTCCTATATTTCTACAGGATTCGTGACATGTCAAGCCTTGGTAAGGTTCTTCGCGTTGCATCGAATTAAACCACATACTCCACCGCTTGTGCGGGCCCCCGTCAATTCCTTTGAGTTTCACAGTTGCCTGCGTACTCCCCAGGCGGGATACTTAACGCGTTAGCTACGGCACAGCTCGGGTCGATACGAGCTACGCCTAGTATCCATCGTTTACGGCTAGGACTACTGGGGTATCTAATCCCATTCGCTCCCCTAGCTTTCGTCCCTCAGTGTCAGTTTTGGCCTAGCAGAGCGCCTTCGCCACCGGTGTTCTTCCTGATATCTACGCATTTCACCGCTACACCAGGAATTCCCTCTGCCCCGACCATACTCTAGCTTTGTAGTTTCCACTGCTCTTATCACGTTGAGCGTGACTCTTTAACAGCAGACTTACTATGCCACCTGCGGACCCTTTACGCCCAATCATTCCGGATAACGCTTGCATCCTCCGTATTACCGCGGCTGCTGGCACGGAGTTAGCCGATGCTTATTCCTCAGGTACCGTCATTCTGTTCTTCCCTGAGAAAAGAGGTTTACAACCCAAGAGCCTTCCTCCCTCACGCGGTATTGCTCCGTCAGGCTTTCGCCCATTGCGGAAAATTCCCCACTGCTGCCTCCCGTAGGAGTCTGGGCCGTGTCTCAGTCCCAGTGTGGCTGATCATCCTCTCAGACCAGCTACTGATCGTCGCCTTGGTAGGCTCTTACCCCACCAACTAGCTAATCAGACGCAAGCTCTTCTTCAGGCAGCAAGCCTTTCACCTCTCGGCACATCCGGTATTAGCCACCGTTTCCAGTGGTTGTCCCCGACCTGAAGGTAGATTCTTACGCGTTACTCACCCGTCCGCCACTATCTCCGAAAAGACCGTTCGACTTGCATGTGTTAAGCATACCGCCAGCGTTCATCCTGAGCCAGGATCAAACTCTCCATTTTGTTTCTTTCGAGTTTGTTGGCTCCGAAATTAGTTAAAATCTCGAATCCTCTTTCAATTGTCTTTACGACGAGGATTGGTTTAATCTATTCTTTCAAAGTATTATTTTTTCTCGGTTCAGTTGCCGGAAGTTGTTTCTCTTTTCGGCACTCATCTAATATAACAATCCTTTCTCTTTCTGTCAAGGGGTTTGATAAATATTTTTTTTGAGGGAGTGAAAATAACTGAAAGCGTTATGAAATGAAGGATTCAGGGTATTTTTTGAGTTATTGGATCAATGATATGGATGTGGCAAAAACTAAGAGTGATATTTTCTGCTTGATGCAGGTTAGGGAAAGAAGTAATCGGTAATAAGGGGTTTAAATCCTGTGTTTATGTGTTTGTTGACACTCTAATGGCTAAATCCACTGAGATTCTTGGTTCAACAGTAAACCAAAAAGTTTTTCCCAAAGAGTGATTTTTACGGAGTGCTGACGCTATTGCTACAGACGCAGCAGGCATCACTAACAAAATACGACAGATACTCATGTACTATAGAATACCAAATATATAAGAAATAGTTATCATAATTTGCACTGGATCAAAATATGAAATGATGAAAGTAGTGTGTAGCATATTGGCTGAAAAAATTGACTGTTTCATCTCTAACAAAAGCCACGCGGGGCGAGTCTACAGAAGAACTCGTTTTAACCGACTCAGAAACTCTTGATGAGGTTATTCAGTGTTTAGTAGAAAATTTTTCCATTGAAACTCAAGGAGCCTGTAACCAACAAACTTTATTCGAGATTCTGGTTAAAGCAGCCAGCAGTGGAGATAGTATTGAAAACACTGCTAAATTGTTAAAAAATATTCCGACAGCTAATGATATTAGATATCATCTCAATAAAATTAACAATTTTGAGGAATTAGAAGCGCAAATCAATCAAGCATTAAAAAGTCGAATTCCTTTAGGATTAAAAAAACGGTGTTTAAAAATAGCGATTGATTTAAATTTAATTTGTTATTATGGTCAACCAACATCGTCAGAATTACCCTACATATATCGAAGTGAAGCTAAATCTGGTACTAATTCATTTTATGCCTATGCCACTTTATATGTTATTAGTAATAATAAGCGTGTAACTCTAGCAATAAGAGGTGTTCGCCAATTAGATACTAGTGTGGCTTTAATTACTTATTTATTAGCCGAACTTGAATCCCTAAAAATAAATGTAAAAAAACTCTATTTGGATAGGGGATTTTTTAATACTCCTGTAATTATATGGTTACAGGCATTAGATATTCCCTTTCTTATGCCTGCTATCAAGACTGGAAAAAAAGGAGGAATCAAACAATTCCTCAAGGGTAAAAAAAGTTATAAAACTACCTATACCATTACAAGAGATAAAGATGATTTCGTCACATTTGATTTATGGGTTGTCTGTAAATATAGAAAGGGAAAGCATAAAAAGCATGGAGTTCAATATTTTGTTTATGTTGCTTATAAGGTAAAAACAAATTTAAATTACATCTATCAAGATTATCGAAAAAGATTTGGCATTGAAACTAGTTATCGTCTGAAAAATATTTGTCGAATTAAGACGAATAACAAAAATCCAGTCTTGAGATTACTATTCATTGGAATATCCTTTCTTCTAATTAACATCTGGGTGAATCTACTATGGCTCAAAATCAGTCGTAAAAGGAAAGGTAGTAGATTAATTTATCGCACACTTTTTACACTCAAACAGATGTTAGCCTTTTTATCTCAAGCCCTACAGAGGAAATATCAAGTCGTTGAAAGCATTTATATTCCATCCGGTTAGCGTCAAGAAATTATTAACCAGCTAATCATAAGTAATTATTATCTATACTATGTCTGCTGATTAGAGTATCGGGAATAAAAAAGTATTTTATACTACACAGTATTTGGCGATCTCCCTTCAGGAAAAAACTTTTTGGTTTACTGCTTATATCTCAGCAATAAAGTGACTGAGCTTTACGCTTACCGGGTATTCTTGTAATCTTGATGGATTTTTGGGTGTTGGTCAATGAGATGTGAGTTCTGTGTTATTGAAAGGCATAAAGGAGTAGGAGGTTGAGAAAGGAAATTCGATTTTTATTTCCGAATATGGCATCTTGCTGATGCCTCGGTACGCTCTGGTGAATGCTACACAGGCTATCAACAATGCCGATTTTTGTGTCCTGATCATGTAATTTATCGTTATTTATTGGGAAGTTTTTGGGGGGAATCCTTTTGCAAGCGCAGTAATGTGTTGTAAAGCTGTCGTTTTAAATTACTGTTGTTTTGGATTTCTAAGGTAATTTTGTTGAATTGCTCGATAGTGAGACCACTATCTTCAACTATCTTTTGAGAATGGTTGCAATAATTTACGGCAATATCTTTGGCTTTGTTTGGTAGTGTAGTGAAACTTTTGGAATCATTACAGATTAATTGGGGAATGTCTTTACTACCGATAAGGTTTTTAATTTCTTTAAAGGCTTGCTGACGGGCTGGTTCCATGCCTAATACGGCTTTTGCGTAATTAGTTACTTCTGTATTGTTAAGGTTTAAAGTTTGAGCAGTTACTTTGGAGTTGAAGCTGAAAGTCCCGGAAATCAGGCTTGCACTGGTAATAGTTGCCAAAATTAAGGGTTGACAGCGGGTTCTCTGCAACCGTTTGGTTAAATAAAGACTATAAGTTTTGAGCATATAACAGGTGACACAGAGGGAAAATAGGGAATACCATAATGGGTTTGAATTATTTTCTGAATTAGAAGTTCCAGTCGAGATTGAAATTGCATATTTTGATGGGGATATTAGGTGCGGCGACATATTTGACAAAGTTCGATGACTTTAGTTTGTAGTGTTGAGGTTTCGGATGCACCTTGCTTGAGGCTGACTTCTAATTCTAATAGCAGTGGTAAGGCAGATATGAGTTGCTGTAGGGGGAGAGATTTGACTTCCTGCTGTAGGAAGTAGATGCGTTTGGGGTTAGAGATTTCAGCGCCTTGAGCGATCGCTTGGGGGTTGCGTTCACCACTGTCCATCATCATTTTGACTAATAACCAGGTGCGAAATTGACCAATGAGTGTGGCAACTATCCGTAAACCTGGTTCGGCGGCATTACTTAGATCACCTAAGATTCCTAAAGCTTTTGGAGTATTTCCTGTTCTGATGGCTGTTGCTAATTGTAAGGTATTTTGAGTAGTGTTTCTGACTAATTCAGATACTGTATTCACGTCTAAGGGTTTGTCGCTGCCTTGGCTGTAGAGGCGTAATTTCTCTAGTTCATTGTGGAGAAGACGGGTATCATTGCCTACGGATTCAGCTAATAGTTCGGCTACGAGGGGACTTATTTTTATGCCGACAGTTTGAGCGGTTTGTTGAACTGATTGGACTAAAAGTTCGGTTTTCCAAGGGGGAATGAGGGAAAATTCGGAAATTGTCGCAAATTGTTTGAGAAGTTTTGTGCTTTTAAGGCGTTCATCTGGTTTGTTGCGACTGGTTAATAGTAAGGTGGAATCTGGAGGGATGACCTTAAGAGTGCGTTGTAATTCTGCGAGGATGTGATCTGGACAATTTTGGGTCATAGTGGTGTTGATGAGCCACACAAAACGCCCACCTGCCCCGAATGGCGGTGTCATTGCTTGATTTAAAGCTTGGACGATAGGATCAGGTTGGTCTGGGGGAAATGAGGTATAGTTAAAACTAGTCCACAGGGGATCAAGAATCCGATCGCGCAAAGTGAGTACGGCTTTTTCCATAGCAAAATCATCTTCGCCCCAGTAAACATATATTGGCATAGCAATTTAAAATTAAAAATTAATTTGGTCAAATTGAGTAAATCTCCCTACAATCTATCAAAAGAGCGCAAGGTGATCAAGATTGGACGACAACTACCAAACTTATTTAAATCGGGTAGCACGTATGACGCTACCAGAAGCTTACAAAACCCAGATTCAGCATATTCAGGAATCTTCTAAATTCCGAGTTCATGCTGGAGTAAGAGAAGCTACACCCTTTCCCGGCTATACGCTGATTACCCCACCAGCACAAGAAGATGCAAACAATGCTGCTTTTTACAGCCAAATACAAGCCTATCAACAGCAATTATTAGAGCTACCCATTGCTAGTGATTTAATTGTTCCTGTTCCTCCTGCTAGTTTTCATGTTACCGTGGCAGATTTAATTTGGGATAGTGCTTTTCATCATGCTTGTACAAAAAATCCCCAATTTGCTGAAGATTTGAATTCTCAATTAGCTGAAAGGTTTCAAGAATATCAAAAATTGATGACAAAGGGATCATCTATATCTTGGCAAATGTTGGGGTTGATTGTCATGCCCAGGGCTGTAGGTGTGTGTTTAGTACCAAAAGATAAACGTTCCTATGAGGAAATTATTCAATTCCGGCGGATAATTTATCAAAACCGCACATTAATGGGTCTGGGTATTGAGCAGCATTATAATTTTACAGCCCATGTGACATTGGGTTACTTTGGCGAAATTCCCCCAGAATTAAACCGGGTAAACCTGAGTACCATGTTTTGTGAGTTTAATCAATCATTGCCATTGGATACCCCGGATTTTCTCATTGATAAGGTAGAATTACGAAAATTTGATAATATGACCCATTATTATCGTCAACCAGACTGGCCGAGTGTAAATTTTTAGGTCAATGGGGATTTAGCATTGCTAAATCCCTACAGGAGTAAAAATTGCAATGTGCTGTAACTATGAATTACAAATGAAAATTAAATCTATAATTCAGAGTTTTGATAGGCAAGATAAACAGCTTCTAAAAATATATCTGAAGCAATATTTCCTGGCAGAATTTCTAAGTTAATAATAGATTGAACTTGTTGGGTAAGTTTTAAAGAAAGTGCTATCTTGGCTTTTGTAGACATTCCATTTCGTCTCAATAAATATTCTCGAATAATGGCAAAATTATCGTGCAATAAAGATGATAAGTTGGCTATTCTTTGTAATTGAATATGAAAAGATTTAGCTGCTTCAGAAATGGTTAGACTTGATGATTTGTCAACCGTTTCTGCTCGAATTACAATTGTCTCAGCAGCTAAATCACCCAGACGCTTTTCTCGATTACTAAAAGTAATTAAAAAAGCACCAATAAATAAGGATTCATCAAGAGGACGGAGTAAGGCTCGTAATGCTGATTGTTGTAAACCCACAGGTCTACCATCATCGCGCATAACACGAATTTTAGCAATTCTTTTACCGGGTGTTTGTCCTTGCCAAAGAGTTTCAAAAAGGACGAAATAACCTGTGTAAATAAAGAAGAAACTTAATAGAGATATAGCTATCAACCACAAGCCGAAATTAGAGCCAAAAATACTAACTCCCAAATCAGTAATTTGCTGAAAAATAAACGACCATATTAACGCCAATATTACTAAAGTAAAAGCTAAAATTAGGTAGTCAATCATTAGCACTAAAGCCCGACTACCAATTCCAGCCAGGGTAAATTCTATTTCCACACTTTCGGGTGTAGTGAATTTAATGCGATTAAAAAGGTGCATTATATTATATTTGAATTGAATTAAATATCGTGGTCACGTAATTGTAAACCCAACCCTTCTCGACGACTTCGCAAGTCGTAGTAAATCACAGCTTTTATTGATTGCCAGAATGGCATCACAAACGTTCCTCCTATAAGCAAGGAAAGGAGATACACCACTGTGTAGATAGTAGAACCCGGCTCTAGTTTGATGAGAAATAAATTAGGCACATAGTTAAATAAAAACATAATTGGCAGCGTTTATATGCTTTGTTGAAGAAGGTAGAACAAAAACGCTTAAAGTCCCTGCGTTCGGCAGAAATTAGGGAACTGGCGAGTTTATATCGTTCTGTAGCAGCGGATTTAGCTAGGGCGCGGACTCAGCAAGTTGGTAAAACTTTAATTCAAAGTTTACAATCATTGACAACTCGCGCCTATACACAAATCTACCAGGGTTCGCGGCGACAGGAATGGCAAGCAGCGAAGGAGTTTTACTTGTGGGGTTTTCCTCTAGTGGTGCAGGGAACTTTTTTATACATTGTCACAGCGATCGCTATGTTTATTTTAGGAGGCTTAATTGCTTGGTGGTATGCTTGGCAAGATCCGAGTTTTATTGACTACGAGCGCTCTGCGGGTTTGTTGTTTGACGACGTGGGTAACTGCACCTAGATAATCAGATTCGATTAATTCTGGTTGAATGGGGGTGAGTTTATCAATGAGTTGATTGAGGTGATGTTGTCCGCGTTCTAAGGGTATCCACGTATGAATTTGGCTGTCAAATATACCTACTCTAACGCGATCGCCTCTGTGCAATCCTGCTAATGCTAGGGACAATGTGGTGTTTAAAATTACTGTCATTGTCTTGATAGGCATTAGCAGCTAAATATGGTGTTGTTGCTAAAATTACTTTGCCTTTACCGGATTTTTTCTGCCAAATTATGGCTGCAAATTCGTCTCCTAATATGACTTGTTCTGCTTTTGAAGTACGATATCGGCGACGGGTATCAATCTTGATGTTTCCGAAGGTTGATTGCTGCTGTGTACTAAATGCTGCTGCTGTTACTGGTTTTTTAATTCCTAAAATTACGAGGTTATTCCCTTTTTTTACCCATTCTTCTTGTTCTGAATATATTTCTATCTCTTGAAGGGCGCTATTAACTTGTAATAAGGTGATAGGGTTTTTTGTAGTTGGTAAATTACTAAATGGTTTTTGCCAACGTTGAATACTTATATTTTTATCTTGCATAAAAGCATACCACGCCCCATAGCCATCAGGGCTGCGATTATAACTAGAACCACTAGTACCGCTTCGCGGAAGTCAAAAGTCAAAAGTCAAAAGTCAAAACGAATATAAGTAGATTGGCGTTGAAAATTGTCGTTATGGCAGGGCAAGAGGCAAGAGGCAAGTTTCTCTGGAATTAGCTTTGGTTTTAGAACCCCTAGCATTACTCACCGCCTTCAGCCATAGATATAAGGATTAAATTCCTGCCATAAGCGCCAACCTACCCATACCAAGAATAAACCCAATCCTGACCAAAATAGGATTGTTAGTAATTCATTTAACCAAGGACTGATTGACCAGCCAGGAGGCAACTCTGGTAATGTAGTTTCAAATCTGGAAAATTGGTATTCTACCCATTCCCCTACCTGTTGTTGGAATAAGGAAAACTCCCACACCCAATTTGTTTGTTCAAAAGCATCTGTAGTCATAAAACAGAATGGCTCAACCTATTATTTATTTACATCATTACTGATTTTGCTAATGTTATAGCGGTATGTACTTGAATGAAGTCCAAAAATTAAGTCAAAAGCCTTACAGCATTCCTTCTGACTGGGCGCAGTCCCTGCACCCCTACCTCCTCCAATAGCATGACTATTTACTTTTATAAGGTTTCCCAGCCATACGGGTGTTTTTCTAATTTTTCTCCTCACGGGATTGATGTCGAAGGTACTTATTGGCCAACTGTTGAGCATTATTATCAAGGACAAAAGTTTGTTGGTAGTCCAGATGCCCC harbors:
- a CDS encoding ISH3 family transposase, with amino-acid sequence MTVSSLTKATRGESTEELVLTDSETLDEVIQCLVENFSIETQGACNQQTLFEILVKAASSGDSIENTAKLLKNIPTANDIRYHLNKINNFEELEAQINQALKSRIPLGLKKRCLKIAIDLNLICYYGQPTSSELPYIYRSEAKSGTNSFYAYATLYVISNNKRVTLAIRGVRQLDTSVALITYLLAELESLKINVKKLYLDRGFFNTPVIIWLQALDIPFLMPAIKTGKKGGIKQFLKGKKSYKTTYTITRDKDDFVTFDLWVVCKYRKGKHKKHGVQYFVYVAYKVKTNLNYIYQDYRKRFGIETSYRLKNICRIKTNNKNPVLRLLFIGISFLLINIWVNLLWLKISRKRKGSRLIYRTLFTLKQMLAFLSQALQRKYQVVESIYIPSG
- a CDS encoding DUF4350 domain-containing protein, producing the protein MQDKNISIQRWQKPFSNLPTTKNPITLLQVNSALQEIEIYSEQEEWVKKGNNLVILGIKKPVTAAAFSTQQQSTFGNIKIDTRRRYRTSKAEQVILGDEFAAIIWQKKSGKGKVILATTPYLAANAYQDNDSNFKHHIVPSISRIAQRRSR
- the holA gene encoding DNA polymerase III subunit delta, producing the protein MPIYVYWGEDDFAMEKAVLTLRDRILDPLWTSFNYTSFPPDQPDPIVQALNQAMTPPFGAGGRFVWLINTTMTQNCPDHILAELQRTLKVIPPDSTLLLTSRNKPDERLKSTKLLKQFATISEFSLIPPWKTELLVQSVQQTAQTVGIKISPLVAELLAESVGNDTRLLHNELEKLRLYSQGSDKPLDVNTVSELVRNTTQNTLQLATAIRTGNTPKALGILGDLSNAAEPGLRIVATLIGQFRTWLLVKMMMDSGERNPQAIAQGAEISNPKRIYFLQQEVKSLPLQQLISALPLLLELEVSLKQGASETSTLQTKVIELCQICRRT
- a CDS encoding DUF1868 domain-containing protein: MDDNYQTYLNRVARMTLPEAYKTQIQHIQESSKFRVHAGVREATPFPGYTLITPPAQEDANNAAFYSQIQAYQQQLLELPIASDLIVPVPPASFHVTVADLIWDSAFHHACTKNPQFAEDLNSQLAERFQEYQKLMTKGSSISWQMLGLIVMPRAVGVCLVPKDKRSYEEIIQFRRIIYQNRTLMGLGIEQHYNFTAHVTLGYFGEIPPELNRVNLSTMFCEFNQSLPLDTPDFLIDKVELRKFDNMTHYYRQPDWPSVNF
- a CDS encoding RDD family protein, with the protein product MHLFNRIKFTTPESVEIEFTLAGIGSRALVLMIDYLILAFTLVILALIWSFIFQQITDLGVSIFGSNFGLWLIAISLLSFFFIYTGYFVLFETLWQGQTPGKRIAKIRVMRDDGRPVGLQQSALRALLRPLDESLFIGAFLITFSNREKRLGDLAAETIVIRAETVDKSSSLTISEAAKSFHIQLQRIANLSSLLHDNFAIIREYLLRRNGMSTKAKIALSLKLTQQVQSIINLEILPGNIASDIFLEAVYLAYQNSEL
- a CDS encoding DUF4168 domain-containing protein → MLKTYSLYLTKRLQRTRCQPLILATITSASLISGTFSFNSKVTAQTLNLNNTEVTNYAKAVLGMEPARQQAFKEIKNLIGSKDIPQLICNDSKSFTTLPNKAKDIAVNYCNHSQKIVEDSGLTIEQFNKITLEIQNNSNLKRQLYNTLLRLQKDSPQKLPNK